In Halorussus limi, a genomic segment contains:
- a CDS encoding cation:proton antiporter domain-containing protein, which yields MAAEGGTQLVPIVAAIIGLGVGAQVLADRFQVPSVLFLILAGIIIGPEGLQIITPEAFGGALSAIVGLSVAIIVFEGAFHLTTDKLREAPRETVKLVTLGAVVALVGTAVAVRLALGVAWDVAMLVGSLLVATGPTVITPILEVVPARDRVEIALETEGVVNDVTAAILAVVTFEVVVLENPTVNEVVGDFARRLGIGVLAGLVVAGIVWYLLRYVDLSPTNAPQNARLITLAGALVAFGSANTLAAEAGIAAVATAGIVLGNVDIPYKEDIEAFKGDITLLVLSFVFIALAALLQFENLLALGLGGLVVVVAVALVVRPLGVLLSTTGDRYTLNERIFMSAVGPRGIIPASVATLFAVQLQNQGLNETANVLVGTVFLVILATVVFEGGFARHIAEYLDVIPMRVIIVGGGKVGRSLAERLEDRGENVVIIERDQEMVQLARSEDFTVHHGDGTDTEVLRSAGANNAKIVVAATGDDDANLLVAQLSNSKFDAETVIARANNPDNVDAFEDLGVKTIDASSATAWAIDNVIERPALSDWMTELGRSGDVQEIEVTADDLVGKTISELDDELPNGVLIALVGRNGESEVPNEDFTLQHGDHITFLGRKESVHQAINRCHPTT from the coding sequence GTGGCAGCAGAAGGTGGCACACAACTCGTCCCCATCGTCGCCGCAATCATCGGTCTCGGTGTCGGAGCACAGGTCTTAGCCGACCGTTTTCAGGTGCCTAGCGTGCTGTTTCTCATTCTCGCCGGTATCATCATCGGTCCGGAGGGCCTGCAGATAATCACCCCCGAGGCGTTCGGCGGCGCGCTGTCGGCCATCGTCGGCCTCTCGGTCGCTATCATCGTCTTCGAGGGTGCGTTCCACCTCACGACCGACAAGCTTCGCGAGGCCCCTCGGGAGACGGTCAAACTCGTGACCCTCGGTGCCGTCGTCGCGCTGGTCGGCACCGCGGTCGCGGTCAGACTCGCGCTCGGGGTCGCCTGGGACGTGGCGATGCTCGTCGGGTCGCTGCTGGTCGCGACCGGTCCGACGGTCATCACGCCCATCCTCGAAGTGGTTCCCGCCCGGGACCGCGTCGAGATTGCGCTCGAAACCGAGGGCGTCGTCAACGACGTGACCGCCGCGATTCTGGCGGTCGTGACGTTCGAGGTCGTCGTCCTCGAGAACCCGACCGTCAACGAGGTCGTCGGCGACTTCGCCCGACGCCTCGGTATCGGCGTTCTCGCGGGTCTCGTCGTCGCCGGAATCGTCTGGTACCTGCTCCGGTACGTGGACCTCTCGCCGACCAACGCCCCGCAGAACGCGCGACTCATCACGCTGGCGGGCGCGTTGGTCGCGTTCGGAAGCGCCAACACGCTGGCCGCGGAGGCCGGAATCGCGGCGGTCGCCACCGCGGGCATCGTTCTCGGGAACGTCGACATCCCGTACAAGGAGGACATCGAGGCGTTCAAGGGCGACATCACCCTGCTCGTCCTCTCGTTCGTGTTCATCGCGCTGGCGGCCCTGCTCCAGTTCGAGAACCTGCTGGCGCTCGGACTCGGCGGCCTCGTCGTCGTCGTGGCCGTGGCGCTGGTCGTCCGCCCGCTCGGCGTTCTCCTCTCGACGACCGGAGACCGCTACACCCTCAACGAGCGCATCTTCATGAGCGCCGTCGGACCCCGTGGTATCATCCCGGCGTCGGTCGCCACTCTGTTCGCGGTCCAACTGCAGAACCAGGGACTGAACGAGACTGCGAACGTCCTCGTCGGGACCGTCTTCCTCGTCATCTTGGCGACGGTCGTGTTCGAGGGCGGGTTCGCTCGACACATCGCGGAGTACTTGGACGTGATTCCTATGCGTGTAATCATCGTAGGAGGCGGGAAGGTGGGCCGCTCGCTCGCCGAACGCCTCGAAGACCGTGGCGAGAACGTGGTCATCATCGAGAGAGACCAGGAGATGGTACAGCTAGCCCGAAGCGAGGACTTCACCGTCCATCACGGCGATGGAACCGACACCGAGGTCCTCAGGAGCGCGGGCGCGAACAACGCGAAGATAGTCGTCGCCGCGACGGGCGACGACGACGCGAACCTGCTCGTCGCGCAACTGTCGAACTCGAAGTTCGACGCCGAGACCGTCATCGCACGGGCCAACAACCCCGACAACGTCGACGCCTTCGAGGACCTCGGTGTGAAAACCATCGACGCCTCGTCGGCGACCGCGTGGGCAATCGACAACGTCATCGAGCGTCCGGCGCTGTCGGACTGGATGACGGAACTCGGCCGGTCGGGCGACGTACAGGAGATAGAGGTCACGGCCGACGACCTCGTCGGCAAGACGATCTCGGAACTCGACGACGAACTCCCGAACGGCGTCCTCATCGCGCTGGTCGGCCGGAACGGCGAGAGCGAGGTGCCCAACGAGGACTTCACTCTCCAGCACGGCGACCACATCACCTTCCTCGGTCGGAAGGAGTCGGTCCATCAGGCCATCAACCGCTGCCATCCGACGACGTGA
- a CDS encoding N-6 DNA methylase, giving the protein MTDAGIVEGWGRESALYGEFRATALDLLATDDRFRDARSEWEEFFVTSHGDAFADVDRDRPKDELFVDSLYYDFVVDRIVALAEREFDFRLVNREPRANTDALSFGFRELHDRIAGEIESLDGSVPDPIEADLSKSDLRTADTGFLRTLYESVVSREIRLALGEYHTPRGVAELAVDALDVADFEAATFLDPGCGSGVFPAVCIDRKLSAMNDTHSPEEVLENVTSTVVGIDLNPVAVTSTKLNYLLSLLPVLESADADAVELPVFLTDALGLTRDDALSFGGERFDPTADYLVGNPPWIPWSRLSEAVKARWREGYDGLDLLPHGGAASRLGHANDDVSLPFVWVCIRRYLTEGGGASFVLKRAVSKGPAGKLLRTLTVGDRPLALTRVHDFNRLRPFGEQVGANAAIYALRADADHEFPVETASWTAGEEEPDFSTAASMRRTLDREETALVPVDADERASAWVREDAERAALGECAHDIRHGVKDDAQDVFSISREELAEMESAFVYPYIKSKHVVKYGLFGHELRLVPMRKANEDNEAELRNQYPETYDYLRSHREALEDRASSWLEKGPFYNVFGLGDYTWSEYKVVWCRLGFKPHFAVVSTVEDEDLGEKLVVPGDHYMFVAAGSEREAHFLCALLNSAIYQRSLENVASEGKASLSKTVVSKLELPEWRDSEQQRRLADLSMEAHEIVPEHTDTSKRAYNAKTIPELEAVQAEIDSLVEKLLADDRGAAGGR; this is encoded by the coding sequence ATGACCGACGCCGGAATCGTCGAGGGATGGGGCCGCGAGAGCGCGCTGTACGGGGAGTTCCGAGCCACGGCGCTCGACCTGCTGGCGACCGACGACCGGTTTCGGGACGCCCGGTCGGAGTGGGAGGAGTTCTTCGTCACCAGCCACGGCGACGCCTTCGCGGACGTGGACCGAGACAGGCCCAAGGACGAGTTGTTCGTGGACTCGCTGTACTACGACTTCGTGGTGGACCGCATCGTCGCCCTCGCCGAGCGCGAGTTCGACTTCCGACTCGTCAATCGGGAACCGCGAGCCAACACCGACGCGCTGTCGTTCGGGTTCCGGGAGTTACACGACCGAATCGCGGGCGAAATCGAGTCGCTCGACGGGAGCGTCCCCGACCCCATCGAGGCGGACCTCTCGAAGTCCGACCTCCGGACCGCCGACACGGGCTTCCTGCGGACGCTCTACGAGAGCGTCGTCTCCCGCGAGATTCGACTCGCGCTCGGCGAGTACCACACCCCGCGGGGCGTCGCCGAACTCGCCGTGGACGCGCTCGACGTGGCCGACTTCGAGGCCGCGACGTTCCTCGACCCCGGGTGCGGGTCGGGCGTGTTCCCCGCGGTCTGCATCGACCGCAAACTGTCGGCGATGAACGACACCCACTCGCCGGAGGAAGTCTTGGAGAACGTCACGTCCACCGTCGTCGGCATCGACCTGAACCCGGTCGCGGTCACGAGCACGAAGCTGAACTACCTGCTCTCGCTGTTGCCAGTCCTCGAATCGGCCGACGCGGACGCGGTCGAACTCCCCGTCTTTCTGACCGACGCACTCGGTCTGACCCGCGACGACGCGCTCTCGTTCGGCGGCGAGCGCTTCGACCCGACCGCCGACTATCTCGTGGGCAACCCGCCGTGGATTCCGTGGAGTCGGCTCTCGGAGGCGGTGAAAGCCCGCTGGCGCGAGGGGTACGACGGCCTCGACCTGCTCCCCCACGGCGGGGCCGCCTCCCGACTCGGCCACGCGAACGACGACGTGTCGCTGCCCTTCGTCTGGGTCTGCATCCGCCGCTACCTGACCGAGGGCGGCGGTGCGAGCTTCGTCCTGAAGCGCGCCGTCTCGAAGGGGCCCGCGGGCAAACTCCTCCGGACGCTGACCGTGGGCGACCGACCGCTCGCGCTCACCCGAGTCCACGACTTCAACCGCCTCCGACCCTTCGGCGAGCAGGTCGGCGCGAACGCCGCGATTTACGCGCTCCGGGCCGACGCCGACCACGAGTTCCCCGTCGAGACGGCGTCGTGGACCGCCGGTGAGGAGGAACCGGACTTCTCGACGGCAGCTTCGATGCGCCGGACCCTCGACCGCGAGGAGACCGCGCTCGTCCCGGTGGACGCCGATGAGCGCGCGTCGGCGTGGGTCCGCGAGGACGCCGAACGCGCCGCGCTCGGCGAGTGCGCCCACGACATCCGCCACGGGGTGAAAGACGACGCTCAGGACGTGTTCTCCATCAGTCGCGAGGAACTGGCCGAGATGGAGTCGGCGTTCGTCTACCCCTATATCAAATCGAAGCACGTCGTCAAGTACGGCCTGTTCGGTCACGAGTTGCGTCTGGTCCCGATGCGGAAGGCCAACGAGGACAACGAGGCGGAGTTACGGAATCAGTACCCCGAGACCTACGACTACCTGCGGAGTCACCGCGAGGCGCTGGAGGACCGCGCGTCTTCGTGGCTGGAGAAGGGACCGTTCTACAACGTCTTCGGACTGGGCGACTACACGTGGAGCGAGTACAAGGTGGTGTGGTGCAGGCTCGGGTTCAAACCCCACTTCGCGGTCGTCTCGACCGTCGAGGACGAGGACCTCGGCGAGAAATTGGTCGTCCCGGGCGACCACTACATGTTCGTCGCGGCCGGGAGCGAGCGGGAGGCCCACTTCCTCTGCGCCCTGCTCAACTCGGCGATATACCAGCGGTCGCTCGAGAACGTCGCCTCGGAGGGCAAAGCCAGCCTCTCGAAGACCGTGGTCTCGAAGCTCGAACTGCCCGAGTGGCGTGACAGCGAGCAACAGCGGCGACTCGCCGATTTGTCGATGGAAGCGCACGAAATCGTGCCCGAACACACAGACACGTCCAAGCGCGCTTACAACGCGAAGACGATACCCGAATTG